From a single Mus caroli chromosome X, CAROLI_EIJ_v1.1, whole genome shotgun sequence genomic region:
- the Itgb1bp2 gene encoding integrin beta-1-binding protein 2: MSLLCYNKGCGQHFDPNTNLPDSCRYHPGVPIFHDALKGWSCCRKRTVDFSEFLNIKGCTVGPHCAEKLPEVPPQPEGPATSSLQEQKPLNTIPKSAETLFRERPKSEMPPKLLPLLISQALGVALEQKELDQEPGAGLDNSLIWTGSSCQNPGCDAVYQGPESDATPCTYHPGAPRFHEGMKSWSCCGIQTLDFGAFLAQPGCRVGRHDWAKQLPASCRHDWHQTDSLVVLTVYGQIPLPAFNWVKASQTELHVHVVFDGNRVFQAQMKLWGVINVEQSSVSLMPSRVEISLVKADPGSWAQLEHPDSLAEKARAGVLLEMDEEESEDSDDDLSWTEEEDEEEEEAMGE; the protein is encoded by the exons ATGTCTCTGCTCTGCTATAACAAAGGCTGTGGGCAACACTTTGACCCCAATACCAATCTCCCTG ATTCCTGTCGCTATCACCCTGGGGTGCCAATCTTTCATGATGCACTTAAG GGTTGGTCCTGCTGCCGAAAGCGAACTGtagatttctctgagttcttaAACATCAAG GGCTGTACTGTGGGACCACACTGTGCAGAGAAGCTGCCTGAGGTCCCTCCTCAGCCTGAGGGCCCTGCCACAAGTTCACTTCAGGAGCAAAAACCTCTGAATACAATTCCAAAGTCAGCAGAGACCTTGTTCCGAGAAAGGCCTAA GTCTGAGATGCCTCCCAAACTGCTACCACTTCTTATATCTCAAGCCCTGGGAGTGGCTTTGGAACAGAAGGAACTAGACCAGGAACCAGGAGCAG GACTTGACAATAGTCTGATCTGGACTGGTTCCAGCTGCCAGAACCCAGGATGTGATGCT GTTTACCAAGGTCCTGAAAGTGATGCTACTCCGTGTACCTATCACCCAGGGGCACCTCGGTTTCATGAGGG GATGAAGTCTTGGAGCTGTTGTGGTATCCAGACTCTGGATTTTGGGGCATTCCTGGCACAGCCAGGATGTAGAGTTGGTAGACATGATTGGGCAAAGCAG CTGCCAGCATCTTGCCGCCATGATTGGCACCAGACGGATTCCTTAGTAGTGCTGACCGTCTATGGCCAGATTCCGCTTCCTGCATTCAACTGGGTGAAGGCCAGTCAAACTGAG CTTCATGTCCACGTTGTCTTTGATGGTAACCGTGTGTTCCAAGCACAGATGAAGCTCTGGGGG GTCATAAACGTGGAGCAGAGCTCTGTCTCTTTGATGCCATCACGGGTTGAAATCTCCCTGGTCAAGGCTGACCCAGGATCCTGGGCCCAGCTGGAGCACCCTGATTCACTAGCTGAGAAGGCTAGGGCAGGGGTTTTACTAGAGATGGATGAGGAAGAATCTGAGGATTCAGATGATGACCTGAGCtggacagaggaggaagatgaagaggaggaagaagctaTGGGGGAATAG